The following is a genomic window from Niabella soli DSM 19437.
GGTAACAAAAGCGTCATTAGACAAATTTAATATTCAATCAATTCAACTACCGATTAGCATGGAGAATGAAAACAGCGCGGCTTTTATTAAAGATGGGGATATGTACATCAGGACAGGCGAAGATTTCATAAATATGAGCATTTATGATTTTACGCTCAAAGGTAAACACAATCAGTATAATACTATGGCGGCAGGCGTTACAGCGGCAACAATGGATATCCGGAAGGAGAAGATCAGGGAGGCGGTGCAAACCTTTCAGAACCTGGAACACCGCATGGAACATGTGGCTACGATACGCGGGGTTGAATTTATCAATGATAGCAAGGCTACCAATGTAAACTCTACCTGGTATGCTTTGGAGAGCATGACAAAGCCTACCATATTGATCCTGGGTGGAGTGGATAAGGGTAACGACTATTCAACGATGACAGAAATGGTAAAAGAAAAAGTAAAGACCATTATTTGCCTGGGCGTCGATAATAAAAAGATCCATGAGGCGTTTAGCGGGATTGTTCCGAATATTATTGATACGGCCAGTGCGGCAGAAGCAGCCGGTGCAGCCTTTGCGCACGCAGAAAAAGGAGATGTGGTGTTGTTAAGCCCTGCCTGTGCCAGTTTTGATTTATTTAAAAATTATGAAGATCGCGGTACACAGTTTAAACGTGCAGTGATCGATTTATAAAACGGATAGTTTACAATGTCAGCTACAGCAGAAATAGCAGTGGAAGAAAAAAGCGCCCGGATAAAGAGCTGGAAAGGCGGACTGGATCAGCATGCCCGGGGTGACAAAGTGATCTGGGCGCTGGTGGTATTATTAACATTAGTATCGTTGCTGGCAGTATATAGCGCAACAGGCTCTTTGGCTTATAAGAAATATAAAGGCAATACAGAAGTTTACTTATTTAAACAGGTGGTCTTTATCCTGCTGGGTTTTGGTATTGTTTATTTCGCGCACCGGGTCAACTATACCATTTATTCAAAAGTAGCGCGGATACTCTTTATCCTCAGTATTCCCCTGCTGGCTTATACTTTGTTCTTTGGCGTAAAGATGAATGAAGGCAGCCGCTGGATCCGGGTGCCGCTGATCAATATGACGATGCAGACATCGGATCTGGCCAAACTGGCCTTGTTTATGTACCTGGCGCGGTTGCTCAGTCGGAAACAGCAGGTGATAAAGAATTTCAGAAAAGGATTTATCCCCGTCATTTTACCGGTAGGGGTTACCTGTTTGCTGATCGCCCCGGCCAATCTGTCCACCGCATTATTACTGGGGGCCAGTTGCTTGATGTTATTGTTTATCGGACGTGTCAGTCTCAGGCATATTGCATTGGTTATTGCCCTTGCGTTAATTCCTATTATTATGCTGATAATGGCCGCAATGGTACAGCATAAAAAAGGCGGAACGGCAACAGCAGCAACTCCCACAGAAACAGTTAAAAAATCAGGCAGCGGACTAACGGGAAGGGTAAGCACCTGGGTCGGCCGTGTTGAGAATTTTATATATGGCGGTAAAGAAGCGGATAATGATGAGATGTACCAGGTGAACCAGGCCAAGATCGCTATATCAAAAGGAGGTCTTTTCGGGGTAGGGCCGGGGAACAGTACCACAAGGGATTATTTGCCGCAGGCCTATAATGACTTCATTTTTGCGATCATCATCGAAGAATACGGATTACTGGGCGGTGCGTTTATACTTTTTGTGTACGTGGTATTCCTGTACCGCTGCATACGGATCTTTAAAAGATGCCCTTTTGCATTTGGCGCATTTCTGGCATTAGGACTGAGCTTTACGCTGGCCATACAGGCAGTGGCGAATATGGCAGTGACGGTAAACCTGTTCCCGGTAACGGGAGTAACCCTTCCGCTGGTAAGCATGGGCGGTTCCAGTTTTCTGTTTACCTGCCTGGCTATCGGGATCATATTAAGCGTGTCGAGAAATGTGGAAGGCATAGAACAGCCAAAAACGGCAACAGTAGCAGATCCGGTGGTAGCTGAAGCTGAACCGGAAGTAGAACCTGAAGCAATAAATGAGTAAAAAAATGATTATAGCAGGTGGCGGAACCGGCGGGCATATTTTCCCGGCCATCGCTATTGCCCATGCGCTGCAGGAAAAAGATCCATCGATCCGGATCTTATTTGTTGGAGCAAAGGGGAAAATGGAAATGGAAAAAGTGCCGCAGGCTGGGTACAAGATTGAAGGGTTAGATATTGCAGGGTTCAATCGCAGTTCTTTGATAAAAAATATTTCACTGCCGGTTAAGCTGATCAAAAGCTTCATCCAGGTGAAAAAGATCTTTAAGTCGTTCCGGCCGGATGCGGTAATTGGGGTTGGGGGTTATTCTACCTTTCCCGTGTTGCGTTATGCGCAATCAAAAGGAATACCAACGTTTATTCATGAATCCAACTCCTTTGCAGGCAAGGCAAATATCCTGTTAGGGAAGAAGGCTACTACGATATTTACTGCAACAGACGGAATGGAAAAATTTTTCCCGGCGGCTAAAATTATCATAACCGGCAACCCGGTACGGCAGGCAATCGCCTCTATGAATATAAGCCGAAAAGCAGGACTGGATTTCTTTTCTCTGCCGGAAAATAAGCTGACGGTGTTGGTGATTGGCGGCAGTTTGGGCGCGAAATCAATTAATGAAGCGATCCTTGCACATTATAAAGAGCTGTTGGGTGCGGGATTGCAGTTGATCTGGCAAACAGGCAAAACACTTGCAAAAGAGGCGGCGGAAATAGCAGTAGAGCACAGGGATATTTGGGCGGCCCCGTTTATTACCGAGATGCAGTATGCCTATGCGGCGGCCGATATTATTATGGCACGCGCCGGGGCGATGACGGTGGCGGAAATAACGGTGGCTAAAAAGCCGGTTGTTTTTGTGCCATACCCTTTTGCGGCAGAAGACCATCAAACGATGAATGCGTTGCAGTTGGTTAATAAAGGAGCGGCCTGGCTGGTGAAAGATAGCGACGCGAAGGAGAGCGCTGTTGCAAAAATAATTGAACTGGCTAAGGATGCGGCCACCCGGAATTATATGGCGGAAGTGCTGGGGACATTGTCCATAACCAATGCAGATGAACGGATTGCCGGTGAAATTTTAAAACGGATATAACGTGGAAGCAAAGAAAATAGCGGATATAAAAAGAATTTATTTTATCGGGATTGGGGGCATTGGGATGAGCGCAGTAGCCCGCTATTTTCATTCAAAGGGAATCCGGGTAAGCGGTTATGATAAAACAGAAACGCCGTTAACAAAGGCCCTGGTGGCAGAAGGAATACCGGTTCATTATGAAGATGCAGTTGAGCAGGCTCCGAAAGATGCAGACTGGGTGGTGTATACACCCGCTGTTCCAAAGGAGCACACCGAGCTGAATTTTTATAAAGAAAACGGTTATCCCGTAATGAAACGCAGCGATGTGCTGCAGCAGATCACAGAAAGTTCTTTTAATATATGTGTGGCCGGAACGCATGGCAAAACCACTACCACCACGATGATCGCGCACCTGTTGCGGGACAGTGGGTATGGTTGTAATGCATTCCTTGGCGGTATTGCGGCAAATTATGACACGAATTTCTGGAGCGATGCAAATGATGTTTGTGTAATTGAAGCCGATGAATACGACCGCAGTTTCCTGAAGCTGAGCCCGGATATTGCAGTGGTTACGGCCATTGACCCCGATCACCTGGATATCTACGGAACAGAAGAAAATGTGCGTAAGGCATTTGCTGAATTTGCACAACGACTGAAACCGGGAGGCCTGTTGATCCGCAAGCTGGGTATTGGAAAAGAGTTGAGCGCGGCCCGCATATGGCAGTATAGTTTGCAAAATAACAGCGCTAATGCCTACGCGGCCAATATCGAAATAAAAGGGGGGGGGTATGTTTTTGATGCGGTACTGCCCACACAGCTCATCGAAGGAGTTCAATTGCATATGGGCGGTATGCACAATATTGAGAATATGATCGCCGCCATTACCGTGGCAAGTTCTTTAAATATTGATAAGGATAAAATTAAAAAAGCAGTAGCGTCCTTTAAAGGAGTGAAGCGCCGGTTTGAATATATCATTCCTCCTGATCCGGAAGACGGGAATGGTCTTGTTTTTATTGATGATTATGCGCATCATCCGGAAGAATTAAGGGCGTTGATAAATGGTGTAAAAACATTATTTCCAACAAGGAAATGTACACTAATTTTCCAGCCACATTTGTACAGCCGTACAAAAGATTTTGCCCTGGAATTTGCTGCTGTTTTGAGTTTGGTGGATAAGGTTATCTTATTACCCATTTATCCTGCAAGGGAACAACCGATCCCCGGAATTGAAAGCAATATCATTGCTGAAAAGATGGAAGGAGGTGACCCTGTAATCATGACGAAAGACGAACTATTGCATTGGGTTGGAAATGATTTTTTGAAGGAAGGAAATAAGGAGTTGGGAGACGTGATCATTACCGCCGGTGCGGGAGATGTGGATAAGCTGGTAGGAGTAATAAAAAACAGTTTAGAAAAAATAAAGTGAATACGAAACGGGCAATAAAGCGAATGTTATTAACACTCATGTGGCTGGGTGTGGGTATAATAATGTTTACGATAGTGGCAGCGGCTATGCGGGTGCAGGATGACAGTGTTTGTGCAGGTTATGATATTAATATAAAAGGCGCCGGTGGCGGAGGAAGTCTTTTTACCTCAGAAGCGCAGATCATAAAGTTGTTAAAAGAGGCGGCTCACGGGGACATCAAAGGGGAGCGCAAAAGCGGGTTCAATTTGCCGGGCATTGAAGATCTTTTGGAACAAAGCTCCTGGGTGTACAATGCTGAATTGTATTTCGATAATAAGGATATACTTCGGGTAAATGTAACCGAGCGCAGGCCCCTGGCGCGGGTATTTACAGCAGGTGGTCAGTCGTTTTATATTGATGAGGCCGGAAAACAGATTCCGCTTTCTGATAAGGTTTCATTGGATGTGCCCGTATTTACCGGGTATCCCAATAACAAGATCATGAAGGCATCAGACAGTTCTTTGTTAGAAAATATGATTGCGGCGGCATCCTTTATCAATAATGATTCCTTTTGGGTGGCCCAGGTGTCTCAGATCGATATTCATCCGGACGGCAAGGATCGATGGGATATGCAAATGATCCCGGTTGTGGGAAATCATCGGGTGGATTTGGGTGATGGAAGTGAGATCGCTTCAAAATTTCACCGCCTGTATCTGTTTTATGACCAGGTGTTGAAACGCACGGGGTTTGATAAATACAAAACGGTAGAGGTGCAGTATAATGGGCAGGTAGTAGGCGTTAAAGGAACCTACACAAAGCTGGACTCTATCCAGTTGCGTAAAAATATCGAGCAGTTATTGCAGCAGTCCCGGAAGGCAAATGACCTGATTGAAGTGGCGCCTGCTGTAGCCGGAGTAAAAAGGATCGAGGTGGATACTGCGGCGGAAGCGAAACTGGTTTATGGTCAGCCGTTGAATGATGATGGTTTGGATACGCTGGATCTAATGCCGGTAGGAGATAAATCTCAGGTAAGCGCTTCTGAGGCGGTTGCAGCGCCGCCCGTTGTAGTGCCTGCGGGGCAGCCGCTTAAAAATGCGGAAGAAGGCAAAGAGGTTGTTAAAAAAACAGCGCCAAAAAGGTCAGAAGAAAAAGAACCCGTGCATAAAAAGACAGCACCGGCAAAAAAAGCAGTAAAGCAGGCTCCGGCGCGTGTAACGAATACGAAAGAAGCGCATAAAAAGCCGGCTGAAAAGAAAGTTGTTGCAAAGTCCGCGCATACAACAGCAAAAAAACCGGCAGTGAAGCCCAATGCCACCCGAAAAGAGCATTCAGCAAAACCGGCAACAGGCAAGGGAACGTCTAACAAAAAAGATGTAAAAAAGCCCGTTGCAAAGCCGGCCGCGGATAAAAAAAAGACGACAAAGAAAAACACTGATTAAATAAAACAACTAAAAACGAAGTATATGAACGCTGAACAACCCATTATCGTTGGACTGGACATAGGAACCACCAAAATTGCTGTAATCGCCGGACGGAAAAATGAATTCGGGAAGCTGGAGATCCTTGGCTTTGGAAAGGCCAACTCCAATGGAGTAAAGCATGGCCAGGTCCTGAATATTGACGAAACGATTAAAGCGATCAAGATGGCCCTTGATAACTGCCTGTCTGTAAACCCTAATTTAAACATCGGTGAAGTGTATGTCGGCATTGCCGGGCATCATATAAAAAGCCTGCAGACAAGAGGTGATATTGTTCGCGAAAATGAAGAGGAAGAAATTACCCAGGCGGAAGTGGACCTGCTGGTAAGCAAACAATACAAAACCTATATTCCGGCGGGTGATCAGATTATTGATGTTATCCCCCAGGAATACACTGTAGATAATATGCCCAATATCGTTCGGCCCATCGGCTATAGCGGTGTAAAGCTGGGCGCAAATTTTCACATCATCACCGGTGATAAAAATGCCATTCGAAATATCAACCGCAGTGTTGAAAAGGCGGGGTTATATACAAAGGACCTGGTGTTGCAACCGTTGGCTTCTGCAGCAGCCGTAATGGGGCAGGAAGATCTGGAGGCCGGGGTGGCGATTGTTGATATTGGCGGCG
Proteins encoded in this region:
- a CDS encoding FtsW/RodA/SpoVE family cell cycle protein, producing the protein MSATAEIAVEEKSARIKSWKGGLDQHARGDKVIWALVVLLTLVSLLAVYSATGSLAYKKYKGNTEVYLFKQVVFILLGFGIVYFAHRVNYTIYSKVARILFILSIPLLAYTLFFGVKMNEGSRWIRVPLINMTMQTSDLAKLALFMYLARLLSRKQQVIKNFRKGFIPVILPVGVTCLLIAPANLSTALLLGASCLMLLFIGRVSLRHIALVIALALIPIIMLIMAAMVQHKKGGTATAATPTETVKKSGSGLTGRVSTWVGRVENFIYGGKEADNDEMYQVNQAKIAISKGGLFGVGPGNSTTRDYLPQAYNDFIFAIIIEEYGLLGGAFILFVYVVFLYRCIRIFKRCPFAFGAFLALGLSFTLAIQAVANMAVTVNLFPVTGVTLPLVSMGGSSFLFTCLAIGIILSVSRNVEGIEQPKTATVADPVVAEAEPEVEPEAINE
- the murC gene encoding UDP-N-acetylmuramate--L-alanine ligase, with product MEAKKIADIKRIYFIGIGGIGMSAVARYFHSKGIRVSGYDKTETPLTKALVAEGIPVHYEDAVEQAPKDADWVVYTPAVPKEHTELNFYKENGYPVMKRSDVLQQITESSFNICVAGTHGKTTTTTMIAHLLRDSGYGCNAFLGGIAANYDTNFWSDANDVCVIEADEYDRSFLKLSPDIAVVTAIDPDHLDIYGTEENVRKAFAEFAQRLKPGGLLIRKLGIGKELSAARIWQYSLQNNSANAYAANIEIKGGGYVFDAVLPTQLIEGVQLHMGGMHNIENMIAAITVASSLNIDKDKIKKAVASFKGVKRRFEYIIPPDPEDGNGLVFIDDYAHHPEELRALINGVKTLFPTRKCTLIFQPHLYSRTKDFALEFAAVLSLVDKVILLPIYPAREQPIPGIESNIIAEKMEGGDPVIMTKDELLHWVGNDFLKEGNKELGDVIITAGAGDVDKLVGVIKNSLEKIK
- a CDS encoding cell division protein FtsQ/DivIB, whose translation is MLLTLMWLGVGIIMFTIVAAAMRVQDDSVCAGYDINIKGAGGGGSLFTSEAQIIKLLKEAAHGDIKGERKSGFNLPGIEDLLEQSSWVYNAELYFDNKDILRVNVTERRPLARVFTAGGQSFYIDEAGKQIPLSDKVSLDVPVFTGYPNNKIMKASDSSLLENMIAAASFINNDSFWVAQVSQIDIHPDGKDRWDMQMIPVVGNHRVDLGDGSEIASKFHRLYLFYDQVLKRTGFDKYKTVEVQYNGQVVGVKGTYTKLDSIQLRKNIEQLLQQSRKANDLIEVAPAVAGVKRIEVDTAAEAKLVYGQPLNDDGLDTLDLMPVGDKSQVSASEAVAAPPVVVPAGQPLKNAEEGKEVVKKTAPKRSEEKEPVHKKTAPAKKAVKQAPARVTNTKEAHKKPAEKKVVAKSAHTTAKKPAVKPNATRKEHSAKPATGKGTSNKKDVKKPVAKPAADKKKTTKKNTD
- the murD gene encoding UDP-N-acetylmuramoyl-L-alanine--D-glutamate ligase translates to MAKRLVILGGGESGVGAALLGKQKGYDVFLSDGSSLKEVYRNELQQAAIDWEEGGHTETLILNADEIVKSPGIPEKNELVKRIRAKDIPVISEIELAYRFAGDSRIVAITGSNGKTTTTSLIHHILKTGGLDAALVGNIGESFAKQVALDPKPVYVVEVSSFQLDDIDRFRPYIAVLTNITEDHLDRYEYNFNNYIASKFRIIKNQEATDYFIYNEDDEVTKASLDKFNIQSIQLPISMENENSAAFIKDGDMYIRTGEDFINMSIYDFTLKGKHNQYNTMAAGVTAATMDIRKEKIREAVQTFQNLEHRMEHVATIRGVEFINDSKATNVNSTWYALESMTKPTILILGGVDKGNDYSTMTEMVKEKVKTIICLGVDNKKIHEAFSGIVPNIIDTASAAEAAGAAFAHAEKGDVVLLSPACASFDLFKNYEDRGTQFKRAVIDL
- the murG gene encoding undecaprenyldiphospho-muramoylpentapeptide beta-N-acetylglucosaminyltransferase, with the translated sequence MIIAGGGTGGHIFPAIAIAHALQEKDPSIRILFVGAKGKMEMEKVPQAGYKIEGLDIAGFNRSSLIKNISLPVKLIKSFIQVKKIFKSFRPDAVIGVGGYSTFPVLRYAQSKGIPTFIHESNSFAGKANILLGKKATTIFTATDGMEKFFPAAKIIITGNPVRQAIASMNISRKAGLDFFSLPENKLTVLVIGGSLGAKSINEAILAHYKELLGAGLQLIWQTGKTLAKEAAEIAVEHRDIWAAPFITEMQYAYAAADIIMARAGAMTVAEITVAKKPVVFVPYPFAAEDHQTMNALQLVNKGAAWLVKDSDAKESAVAKIIELAKDAATRNYMAEVLGTLSITNADERIAGEILKRI